The proteins below come from a single Methanocella sp. genomic window:
- the ftsY gene encoding signal recognition particle-docking protein FtsY — LRDSILSILSAHTLDFDDYIAKHEKPVVVVFTGVNGTGKTTTIAKLAERLKEKNVDVVIAAGDTFRAGAIEQLEKHADRIGVKMIKHAQGSDPAAVIYDAVTYAKSNKKDVVLADTAGRLHTNVNLMEQLRKISRVIKPDLVIFVDEAIAGNDAVERARLFNDAVPISGSILTKADADSKGGAAISIAHITGKPILFLGVGQEYKDLKKFDPNWFVDRLLER, encoded by the coding sequence GCTCAGGGACTCTATTCTTAGTATCTTAAGCGCACACACGCTCGACTTCGACGATTACATCGCGAAGCACGAGAAGCCCGTCGTGGTCGTCTTTACCGGCGTCAACGGCACCGGCAAGACCACGACCATCGCGAAGCTCGCAGAGCGCCTCAAGGAGAAGAACGTCGACGTGGTGATCGCCGCGGGCGACACGTTCCGGGCGGGCGCCATCGAGCAGCTCGAAAAGCACGCCGACCGCATCGGCGTAAAGATGATCAAGCACGCCCAGGGCTCGGACCCGGCGGCCGTCATATACGATGCGGTGACATACGCGAAGAGCAATAAGAAGGACGTGGTGCTGGCGGACACGGCGGGCCGGCTGCACACCAACGTCAACCTCATGGAACAGTTAAGAAAGATCAGCCGCGTCATCAAGCCCGACCTCGTCATTTTCGTGGACGAGGCCATCGCCGGGAACGACGCCGTGGAGCGGGCCAGGCTGTTTAATGATGCGGTGCCCATCAGCGGCTCGATTTTAACGAAGGCCGACGCCGACTCCAAGGGCGGGGCGGCCATATCCATCGCCCACATCACCGGCAAGCCGATTTTATTTTTAGGCGTGGGCCAGGAATACAAGGACCTCAAGAAGTTCGACCCGAACTGGTTCGTGGACCGCCTGCTCGAACGCTGA